TGCAGGTCTTTGATCTTTTCCGATGATTTATCCGCTTCTTTTTTCAGTTTCTTTATTTCTCCGCTGAGCCTCAGGTTTTCGGCTATGCCGAGAACCGCGGAAAAAGCGGCTCCTATAAAAAGCGCGGAAACAAGGATGACCATCGGCGGTATGGTCGCAAGGTCTTTCGGCACATAAACCGTAATGATCGTCAGCGCCACCAGAACAGCCATCGCGAAAAGCAGTTTTATCTGTGTCATTTTTTCTCCTTTCTCTTATTCCGCCATAAGACGGAAACCGGACACGGCCTTTACCGGGACCTGGCCGAAATCACCCGCCTTTGCGCCTTTTTTAAATACTAAATAATTTTGAGAGGAATGTCCAACGTCGTTATTCTCAAAAAGCGTTTCCGCTTTTTGCCCGATATACGCCTCTCTTTTTTTGAGAGCCAGCTCTTTGGCGAGAGCAAGGCCCGCCGAGAGCCTTTCTTTTTTTACTTCCTCCGGGACATCATCTTCCATCTTGAATGACGCGGTCCCCTCTCTCGGGCTGTATTTAAAGGCATAGACGCCGTCAAAATCCGCCTTTCTTATAAGAGCGAGCGTGTCGGCGAAATCACTGTCCGTCTCGCCCGGGAATCCGACGATCACATCCGTTGTAAGAGCCACATCCTTCGCGCTTTCGCGGAGCTTCTCCACAATCCCCAGATAATCCGCTGAAGTGTATTTTCTGTTCATCGCCAGGAGAACTGAATCGGAGCCGCTCTGGACGGGAAGATGAAGATGCCTCGCGAGACGCGGATTCCGCGCGAACTCATCTATGAGCTTCGCGGAAATATCTTTGGGGTGCGAAGTTAAAAATCTTATTCTGAGTATGCCGTCAATCTCCGCGGCGCGCGCGAGAAGATCGGTAAAATCTCCGCCGGTCTTTTCATCCCTGTAGGAATTAACATTCTGCCCCAGGAAAACGATCTCCTTTGTGCCGGAAGCGGCAAGACAGCGGACCTCTCTGAGGATATCCTCCGCCGGACGGTATCTCTCGGCGGCCCTTAAAAAAGGCACCACACAATACGAGCAGTAATTGTCACATCCCGTCTGTATGACAACGAATTCGCTCACTCCGCCGTGCCGGGGGACAAAGCCGTAGCCGCCGCCCTCAAGCGCCTCAATCCCCGCCGCGCCGGATAAAACCTTTTCCGCGGTTTCGCCGATACTAAAAAGCTCCGACGGTGCTACCACCGCGCCAAGATGCGGAAACCTCTTAAAAAGCTTTGCGCCGTGCCTCTTGGCCGTGCAGCCGGCGAGAATAAAAGCGGCCTTGGGATTTTTTTTCATGGCCAGTCCGAGATTTGAGAACATCCTGTCTTCCGCGTGCTCCCTTATGCTGCAGGAATTGAAGATTATCAGATCCGCTTCTTCCGGCTTTTCGGTGAATTCAAAAGACCTGTTTTCCAGAATGCCCCTCATAACGGAGCTATCGGCGGCGTTCATCTGACAACCGAAAGTCCGGATATAAAATTTTCTGTTCATAGGTCACATTCTACATATTTTGACTGACTTTCAAAAGCACATAATTTATACATCTGTTTGGTACAGAGATAACGCAAAGGCATGAACCGAATGAGTCCTATGGGCGGGCATTATGACGGCCCGATGTTGTTATGCTCCGACAGGGCCGCCTAGCCTGTCATAGCCGCGATATCTTCTTTGACATCCCCCGTGGGCTTGATATCAAATTTATCCACGAGCACCTTGACCACATTCGCTGATAAAAAGGCCGGCAGCGTCGGCCCGAGCCTTATCCCTTTCACGCCCAGCGAGAGGAGAGCCAGCAGCACCGCTACGGCCTTCTGCTCATACCACGCTATATCAAATGAGATAGGCAGGTCATTGATGTCATCCAGGCCGAAGACCTCCTTCAGTTTTAAGGCTATGAGCGCCAGCGAATATGAATCATTACACTGGCCGGCGTCAAGCACTCTGGGAATGCCGCCTATATCTCCGAGCTTCAATTTATTATACCGGTATTTCGCGCAGCCCGCCGTCAAAATTACCGTATTTTCCGGGAGGGTTTCCGCCACTTCTGTAAAATATTTTCTCGTCGGATGCCTGCCGTCACATCCGGCCATAACAATAAAACGCTTTATGGCTCCGGATTTCACGGCCTCAACGAACTTGTCGGCCAAGGCCAGTACCTGATTATGGGCGAACCCCCCTATTATCTCGCCTTTTTCTATTTCCTGGGGCGGCGGGCATTTTTTCGCCAGTTCTATTACCGGGGAAAAATCTTTCTGTGCCCCCGCCTTTCTGTCAGATATATGTTTGACTCCGGGATAACCGGCCATGCCCGTTGTAAAGATCCTGTCCTTATAAGCGTCCTGAACAGGCGTTATGCAGTTGGTCGTCATGAGGATGGGGCCGTTGAAGGACGCGAACTCTTTGTTCTGCTTCCACCAGGCGTTGCCGTAATTTCCGGCGAAATGTTTGTATTTCTTAAAAGCCGGATAATAGTTGGCCGGGAGCATCTCGCTGTGCGTGTAAACATCCACGCCCGAACCTTGCGTCTGTTTCAGAAGCTCTTCCATGTCCCTGAGGTCATGGCCCGATATAAGTATTCCCGGCTTATTCCTCACTCCTATACTCACTTTTGTTATTTCCGGGTTTCCATATTTGGAAGTGTTGGCGCCATCCAGAAGTTTCATTGCCTTTACAGCGGTTCCGCCCGCCTCAAGAACCAATTCCGTCAATTCATCGGCAGT
Above is a window of Candidatus Omnitrophota bacterium DNA encoding:
- the miaB gene encoding tRNA (N6-isopentenyl adenosine(37)-C2)-methylthiotransferase MiaB; the encoded protein is MNRKFYIRTFGCQMNAADSSVMRGILENRSFEFTEKPEEADLIIFNSCSIREHAEDRMFSNLGLAMKKNPKAAFILAGCTAKRHGAKLFKRFPHLGAVVAPSELFSIGETAEKVLSGAAGIEALEGGGYGFVPRHGGVSEFVVIQTGCDNYCSYCVVPFLRAAERYRPAEDILREVRCLAASGTKEIVFLGQNVNSYRDEKTGGDFTDLLARAAEIDGILRIRFLTSHPKDISAKLIDEFARNPRLARHLHLPVQSGSDSVLLAMNRKYTSADYLGIVEKLRESAKDVALTTDVIVGFPGETDSDFADTLALIRKADFDGVYAFKYSPREGTASFKMEDDVPEEVKKERLSAGLALAKELALKKREAYIGQKAETLFENNDVGHSSQNYLVFKKGAKAGDFGQVPVKAVSGFRLMAE
- a CDS encoding LapA family protein — encoded protein: MTQIKLLFAMAVLVALTIITVYVPKDLATIPPMVILVSALFIGAAFSAVLGIAENLRLSGEIKKLKKEADKSSEKIKDLQLKIRALEEETESSPGMEEDLGI
- the hcp gene encoding hydroxylamine reductase; this encodes MSMFCYQCQETVKNSGCVNRGACGKDETTANQQDLLIYVLQGIALYAEKNNIGREKGVFICQALFATITNANFDEDRIIGLIKKAIKVRDELKKESGREVEHDSANWSAGSKEELKEKAPSAGIFSYSDNEDIRSLKSLLLYGMKGIAAYTEHAAVLGSYDDGIFSFLVKGLAAITKDLTADELTELVLEAGGTAVKAMKLLDGANTSKYGNPEITKVSIGVRNKPGILISGHDLRDMEELLKQTQGSGVDVYTHSEMLPANYYPAFKKYKHFAGNYGNAWWKQNKEFASFNGPILMTTNCITPVQDAYKDRIFTTGMAGYPGVKHISDRKAGAQKDFSPVIELAKKCPPPQEIEKGEIIGGFAHNQVLALADKFVEAVKSGAIKRFIVMAGCDGRHPTRKYFTEVAETLPENTVILTAGCAKYRYNKLKLGDIGGIPRVLDAGQCNDSYSLALIALKLKEVFGLDDINDLPISFDIAWYEQKAVAVLLALLSLGVKGIRLGPTLPAFLSANVVKVLVDKFDIKPTGDVKEDIAAMTG